One stretch of Monomorium pharaonis isolate MP-MQ-018 chromosome 10, ASM1337386v2, whole genome shotgun sequence DNA includes these proteins:
- the LOC118647816 gene encoding cytochrome P450 9e2-like, with product MDSSWFSSPFALLFTTLIVIGILKAVAVLHRVVFFWKNKGVPYVPNSLSSFLTSLKAFLGSISIVDYWQFLYDYHPKAKYVGMMEFNTPCVILRDPELIRDVVMKDFEHFPDHRSFVDKQLEPLLGKNVFALRGDRWKEMRHTLSPSFTASKMKFMFNLISKCCKDFVDYLVDHPEICHAIETKGAFRRYTNDVIVNAAFGISVNSTKDQDNEFYTRGVEAIKFSSGLKSIAKFIFMRTCPRVAKLMGMTIFPSAMSKFFKTAVGETIKAREEQGIVRPYMIHLLIQARDKKDDDDKMTLDDIISQAFFFFLANFDTTSTLVCFAVHELAVNQGIQDRLREEVRQHLAEGNGEISYDSLMKMTYMDMVISETLRKYPPLIVVDRLCTKRYELPPSRPGCKNFIVEPDNVLMLPVYGLHHDPKYFPNPNKFDPERFSETNKDNILPYTYLPFGHGPRKCIGNRFALMETKILIAYLLQKFTIKTTEKTIEPVIFTKKEFALQPADGFWVELEKREM from the coding sequence ATGGATTCGTCGTGGTTTTCGTCGCCCTTTGCGCTGCTGTTTACTACTCTGATCGTCATCGGCATCCTGAAGGCTGTCGCCGTGCTGCATCGTGTAGTTTTTTTCTGGAAGAATAAGGGCGTGCCTTATGTGCCAAATTCGCTATCGTCTTTTTTAACGAGTTTGAAAGCGTTTCTGGGTAGCATCAGTATTGTCGATTATTGGCAGTTTTTATACGATTATCACCCGAAGGCTAAATATGTTGGAATGATGGAGTTTAACACACCTTGCGTGATACTGCGCGATCCCGAGCTGATCCGAGACGTCGTGATGAAGGATTTCGAACACTTCCCGGATCACCGCAGTTTTGTCGACAAACAATTGGAACCGCTGTTGGGCAAGAACGTCTTCGCCCTGCGCGGTGATCGTTGGAAGGAAATGAGGCATACACTGAGTCCCTCTTTCACCGCCAGCAAGATGAAGTTCATGTTCAATCTAATATCGAAATGCTGTAAGGACTTTGTTGATTATTTGGTCGACCATCCGGAAATCTGTCATGCGATCGAGACAAAGGGGGCCTTCAGACGATACACCAACGATGTGATCGTCAACGCGGCTTTTGGCATAAGCGTAAACTCCACGAAGGATCAAGATAACGAGTTTTACACGAGAGGCGTCGAAGCTATCAAATTTTCTAGTGGTTTGAAATCAATCGCCAAATTCATATTTATGCGTACGTGTCCAAGGGTCGCCAAATTGATGGGTATGACTATATTTCCGTCGGCTATGTCCAAGTTTTTCAAAACTGCCGTGGGGGAGACCATCAAAGCGCGGGAGGAGCAAGGTATCGTCCGACCGTATATGATCCATTTACTAATACAAGCTCGGGACAAGAAAGACGATGATGACAAGATGACCTTGGACGACATCATCTCGCAggctttcttctttttcttggCCAATTTCGACACGACCTCGACGCTGGTGTGCTTCGCCGTTCACGAACTGGCGGTTAATCAAGGCATTCAAGATCGCTTGCGCGAGGAGGTGCGACAGCATCTCGCCGAAGGAAACGGCGAGATCTCCTACGACTCCCTGATGAAGATGACTTACATGGACATGGTGATTTCCGAAACTCTCCGAAAGTATCCACCGTTGATCGTAGTCGACAGACTTTGCACTAAGAGATACGAACTACCGCCATCGCGACCGGGATGCAAGAACTTTATCGTCGAGCCTGACAATGTACTGATGCTTCCCGTTTACGGTTTACATCATGATCCGAAATACTTTCCAAATCCGAACAAGTTCGATCCCGAAAGGTTCAGCGAGAcgaataaagataatattttaccgTATACTTATCTGCCGTTCGGTCACGGACCCAGGAAATGTATCGGCAATCGATTTGCTCTCATGGAGACGAAAATTCTGATAGCTTATCTTTTGCAAAAGTTCACTATAAAAACTACGGAAAAAACCATCGAACCTGTCATTTTCACCAAAAAAGAGTTTGCGTTGCAACCTGCTGATGGATTTTGGGTCGAGTTGGAGAAGAGAGAAATGTGA